A single window of Actinoallomurus bryophytorum DNA harbors:
- a CDS encoding TetR/AcrR family transcriptional regulator, whose protein sequence is MGLRELKRKQTRQLIVDTAWRLFADRGFDDVTVTEIASEAQVAKATVFNYFPTKEDLFFPRLEDFGARLVEAVATRDAGETALAAFRRHLLGSGGLLDQVEAGDAEALHRLRTVNRVIAASPALRAREREAFAAAAASLAALLASEARGPAGDVGADVAANALFGVHCALVDYVRRRVLADDQVAFLAAGFREQAIRAFTLLEGGLGDRFTAPSGDRPR, encoded by the coding sequence ATGGGACTTCGGGAGCTCAAGAGGAAGCAGACCCGGCAGCTGATCGTCGACACGGCGTGGCGGCTGTTCGCCGACCGGGGCTTCGACGACGTGACGGTCACCGAGATCGCGAGCGAGGCACAGGTCGCCAAGGCGACCGTGTTCAACTACTTCCCGACCAAGGAAGACCTGTTCTTCCCCCGACTGGAGGACTTCGGGGCCCGGCTGGTCGAGGCGGTCGCCACCCGGGATGCCGGTGAGACGGCGCTGGCCGCCTTCCGCCGTCACCTGCTCGGCTCCGGCGGCCTGCTCGACCAGGTCGAGGCCGGTGACGCCGAAGCCCTCCACCGGTTGCGTACGGTCAACCGCGTGATCGCCGCCAGCCCGGCCCTGAGGGCGCGCGAGCGGGAGGCCTTCGCCGCCGCCGCCGCATCACTCGCCGCGCTACTCGCCTCCGAGGCCCGCGGACCGGCCGGCGACGTCGGCGCGGACGTGGCGGCGAACGCGCTGTTCGGCGTCCACTGCGCGCTGGTCGACTACGTACGCCGCCGCGTGCTGGCCGACGACCAGGTCGCTTTCCTGGCCGCCGGCTTCCGTGAGCAGGCCATCCGCGCCTTCACGCTGCTTGAAGGCGGCCTGGGGGACCGGTTCACCGCACCCTCCGGCGACCGACCCCGATGA